A genomic segment from Flavobacterium inviolabile encodes:
- a CDS encoding RNA polymerase sigma factor sigma-70 region 4 domain-containing protein: MNGFQDYNMMKKIFFARFFALSLTITCTAQQYSKAKIDSMLTTLVNMHDSIPGKVLMKGKTCYTYAEKIDYKEGMIKSALVIGESYLTMGQYDIALEFANKAEKNAVGIKNNELLSEAFRLKGQCYETLSFFDIAFEEFGKALKAAGKMEASNDRFRQEGYIFSDMADCLSQNKKNTDSVKAYYRRSAYAFSKMKDDRIKRRNLSLVNANIGACFIAGKQYDSAAIYIENAVRLAEITQCDKAQLQASFNMGNLELARDNMQEAIVQYNYALAIANKFQRNALMSTMHSNLSKIYDKLGDKEKADYHFQKLISENSIVKQSQKKGLEKPTKELVRNTTQKFQQYSQGALISTISFIVLAVLLLARVVRFYRRAEEERQEIDKQKDRLKSKEELLEKAKKIEPVCLENVIRLAQNNDDSFLFQFSVLHFDFYEKITASIPALNLEDQKVCAFLRLGFQIKEIALITNVTVRSVEARIYRIRKKINISFDEG; the protein is encoded by the coding sequence ATGAATGGATTTCAAGATTATAATATGATGAAGAAGATCTTCTTTGCCCGCTTTTTTGCATTGTCATTAACCATAACATGTACAGCACAACAATACTCGAAAGCGAAAATTGACAGTATGCTCACCACTTTGGTGAACATGCATGACAGTATACCGGGCAAAGTACTGATGAAAGGCAAGACCTGCTATACCTATGCTGAAAAAATAGACTATAAAGAAGGAATGATTAAAAGCGCATTGGTGATAGGGGAGAGTTACCTGACGATGGGGCAATATGATATTGCGCTGGAATTTGCAAATAAAGCCGAAAAGAACGCTGTGGGCATAAAGAACAATGAATTACTGTCGGAAGCCTTCCGGTTAAAAGGACAATGTTATGAAACCCTCAGTTTTTTTGATATAGCGTTTGAAGAATTTGGAAAAGCCCTGAAAGCGGCCGGCAAAATGGAAGCGAGCAATGATCGTTTCCGGCAGGAAGGCTATATTTTTAGTGATATGGCTGATTGTCTCAGCCAGAATAAAAAGAACACCGATTCGGTAAAAGCTTACTACAGGCGAAGTGCCTATGCTTTTAGCAAAATGAAGGATGACCGCATCAAAAGAAGAAACCTTTCGCTGGTTAATGCCAATATCGGAGCCTGTTTTATCGCCGGAAAGCAATATGATTCGGCGGCCATTTATATTGAAAATGCGGTGCGGCTTGCCGAAATAACACAATGCGATAAAGCACAGCTGCAGGCGTCATTTAATATGGGCAATCTTGAACTGGCAAGGGACAATATGCAGGAAGCGATAGTACAGTACAATTATGCGCTGGCTATAGCCAATAAGTTCCAGAGGAATGCGTTAATGTCGACGATGCATTCCAACCTGTCTAAGATTTATGACAAACTGGGAGATAAGGAAAAAGCAGATTATCATTTTCAAAAACTGATCTCCGAAAACAGTATTGTAAAACAATCCCAAAAGAAAGGCCTGGAAAAACCAACGAAAGAACTGGTGCGGAATACCACGCAGAAATTCCAGCAGTATAGTCAGGGAGCACTTATCAGCACCATTTCATTTATTGTTCTGGCGGTGTTGCTGCTGGCAAGGGTTGTCCGGTTTTACAGAAGAGCAGAAGAAGAAAGACAGGAAATAGACAAACAGAAAGACCGCTTGAAAAGCAAAGAAGAACTGCTTGAAAAAGCCAAAAAGATAGAGCCGGTTTGCCTGGAAAACGTTATCAGGCTTGCCCAGAATAATGACGACAGCTTTTTATTTCAGTTTTCGGTGCTGCATTTCGATTTCTATGAAAAAATTACGGCATCCATACCGGCTTTAAATCTGGAAGACCAGAAAGTATGCGCCTTTTTGAGGCTCGGATTCCAGATAAAGGAAATAGCATTGATTACAAATGTTACCGTTCGTTCTGTAGAAGCCAGAATATACAGGATCCGGAAAAAGATAAACATTTCTTTCGATGAAGGGTAG
- a CDS encoding DMT family transporter, with amino-acid sequence MKNPRIALLTGIICISIFPILVKWTPVSGLSSAFYRMAIATALALPYVLLRKKLEKPDTKTLWVILLCGICFGSDIAVWNISIQKSTATQATLLANLAPVWVGLAMYLFMPDKPTRNFWIGAFFAILGMVILVGFDTFYNLSFDIGFGFAMLSGLFYAAYILMSKYALNQMAPISFMVYSMAVSSVFLGIICLLLDQPFQGFSNTVWGVLFVQGILCQLIAWSLISFATQKMEANRVSLSLLSQVIFTSFLAWLLLDEKITVQMVIGGLIILIGIGITFYKKQGT; translated from the coding sequence ATGAAAAATCCCCGCATTGCCTTACTGACAGGTATAATCTGTATCTCTATTTTCCCGATTTTAGTAAAATGGACTCCGGTTTCAGGGTTGTCATCGGCTTTTTATAGAATGGCAATCGCTACGGCATTGGCATTGCCGTATGTATTGCTCCGTAAAAAACTGGAAAAACCCGATACCAAAACACTTTGGGTAATTTTATTGTGCGGGATCTGTTTCGGTTCCGATATTGCGGTATGGAATATTTCCATCCAGAAATCAACCGCAACACAGGCAACCTTACTGGCAAATTTAGCTCCGGTCTGGGTTGGGTTGGCGATGTATCTTTTTATGCCGGATAAACCCACCCGCAATTTCTGGATAGGAGCCTTTTTTGCGATACTCGGCATGGTTATCCTGGTAGGTTTTGATACGTTTTACAACCTGTCGTTCGATATCGGATTTGGATTTGCGATGCTTTCAGGATTGTTTTATGCCGCCTATATACTGATGAGCAAATATGCACTGAACCAGATGGCACCGATTAGTTTTATGGTGTACAGTATGGCGGTTTCCAGTGTTTTCCTGGGGATTATATGCCTGTTGCTGGACCAACCGTTTCAGGGTTTTTCCAATACCGTTTGGGGGGTATTGTTTGTTCAGGGAATTTTATGCCAGCTAATCGCCTGGTCGCTCATTAGTTTTGCCACCCAAAAAATGGAAGCAAACAGGGTTTCCTTGAGCCTGTTGAGTCAGGTGATCTTTACCTCTTTTTTAGCGTGGCTGCTTTTGGATGAAAAAATTACGGTTCAAATGGTTATTGGCGGTCTGATCATCCTGATCGGAATCGGGATTACCTTCTACAAAAAGCAGGGAACCTAA
- a CDS encoding S24 family peptidase has protein sequence MKPIERVKEIIKFYNLSISAFEKRTQMSNNSIQTAIKRVANLKDDTLNNILKAFPDISAEWLLTGKGTMFRKETPYQNTNPDDVASDNPTGNSESKKQYYDGMFIRNAELIPLVPEEAFARIKYRGIISMDHEIEKYHVPLFKGAEFLISIKGNAMIPKYSNGDLVACKRVPLDSFLQWNNVYVLSTTQGSLIRRVREGKDDNHILIVSENPEFEPFQLNKSELNAIAIIVGVIHNE, from the coding sequence ATGAAGCCAATAGAACGTGTCAAGGAAATAATCAAGTTTTACAACTTATCCATCAGTGCTTTTGAAAAAAGAACACAGATGTCAAACAACTCCATTCAGACTGCCATCAAAAGAGTCGCCAATTTGAAAGACGACACTTTAAACAACATTCTAAAAGCTTTCCCGGATATTTCTGCCGAATGGCTATTAACCGGAAAAGGGACCATGTTCCGAAAAGAAACACCTTATCAAAATACCAATCCGGATGATGTTGCCAGTGACAATCCAACCGGTAACAGCGAGAGCAAAAAACAGTATTATGACGGAATGTTTATCCGAAATGCCGAATTGATTCCGCTGGTTCCGGAAGAGGCTTTCGCAAGAATAAAATACCGCGGCATCATTTCCATGGATCATGAAATTGAGAAATACCACGTGCCTTTATTCAAGGGAGCGGAATTTCTGATCAGCATCAAAGGAAACGCCATGATTCCCAAATATAGCAATGGTGATTTGGTAGCCTGTAAAAGAGTGCCTCTTGATTCTTTCCTGCAATGGAATAATGTATATGTGCTGAGCACCACGCAAGGTTCCCTGATTAGAAGAGTCCGCGAAGGCAAAGACGACAACCACATTCTTATTGTTTCTGAGAATCCGGAATTTGAACCGTTCCAACTAAACAAAAGTGAACTAAACGCCATTGCCATAATTGTGGGTGTCATCCACAACGAATAA
- a CDS encoding DUF456 domain-containing protein, producing MEYFLLIIGFICMLVGILGSFLPILPGPPISWVGLLLLYLTKGIPFSYWILGITLLIALAVAILDYIIPAKGTKKFGGSQYGIWGTNIGLIVGLIAPVPFGFIIGPFVGALVGELIYDSKDHHRAVKAATGSFIGFLASTFIKFLVCMVYLALFIVTVWQYRAIWF from the coding sequence ATGGAATACTTTTTATTGATAATCGGTTTTATTTGTATGCTTGTGGGCATATTGGGCAGTTTCCTTCCCATTTTACCCGGTCCGCCCATTAGCTGGGTCGGATTACTGCTGTTATACCTTACCAAAGGAATTCCTTTTAGCTACTGGATATTAGGCATTACGTTACTCATTGCCTTAGCGGTCGCTATTCTGGATTATATCATTCCAGCAAAAGGTACAAAAAAATTTGGCGGCAGTCAATACGGTATCTGGGGCACCAATATCGGTTTGATAGTGGGGCTGATCGCTCCTGTTCCATTCGGTTTTATCATTGGTCCTTTTGTAGGTGCCCTGGTCGGCGAGCTTATTTATGACAGCAAAGATCACCACCGGGCTGTAAAAGCGGCTACCGGTTCTTTTATCGGCTTCCTGGCTTCTACCTTTATCAAATTCCTGGTTTGTATGGTCTATTTAGCACTTTTTATCGTCACGGTATGGCAGTACCGTGCTATCTGGTTTTAG
- the hemW gene encoding radical SAM family heme chaperone HemW — MAGIYIHIPFCKQACHYCDFHFSTSLKKKDGMVLALAKEIRLRKHEFEQETVETIYFGGGTPSILAVEDIRLLIDTVYQNYKVADNPEITVEANPDDLSEKRIVELHQHNINRLSIGIQSFFEEDLKLMNRAHNAAEAKKCLQIARQYFDNISIDLIYGTPGMDNNRWLENIRTALELNIPHISSYALTVEPKTALQKFITQGVIPQPDDEVAHEQFLMLVDALEANGFIHYELSNFGKENYFSRNNSAYWLGKKYIGIGPSAHSYDGVHRSWNIANNSLYLKSLENDSLPSEEETLSKTDRYNEYIMTGLRTVWGVSLDRIRNEFGEDYQKALLQQAQQYLDNGKLEVSEHVLRTTRKGKFFSDGIASDLFILN, encoded by the coding sequence TTGGCAGGAATTTATATTCATATCCCATTTTGCAAGCAGGCTTGTCATTACTGCGATTTTCATTTTTCGACGTCACTGAAGAAAAAAGACGGGATGGTTTTGGCTTTAGCCAAAGAAATCCGGCTGCGTAAACATGAATTTGAGCAGGAAACCGTTGAAACGATCTACTTTGGCGGCGGAACACCCAGCATCTTAGCGGTTGAAGACATTCGCCTGTTAATCGATACGGTTTATCAAAACTACAAGGTTGCCGATAATCCGGAAATTACCGTTGAAGCCAATCCGGACGATTTATCCGAAAAGCGGATTGTGGAACTGCATCAGCATAACATCAACCGTTTGAGTATCGGGATCCAGTCATTTTTTGAAGAAGACCTGAAACTGATGAACCGTGCGCATAACGCGGCAGAAGCCAAAAAGTGCCTGCAAATAGCAAGGCAGTATTTTGATAATATTTCCATTGATCTGATTTACGGAACTCCGGGCATGGACAATAACCGGTGGCTCGAAAATATCCGGACCGCTTTGGAACTGAACATACCGCATATTTCCAGTTATGCTTTAACGGTCGAGCCGAAAACGGCTTTGCAGAAATTTATCACGCAGGGTGTTATCCCGCAACCGGACGATGAGGTAGCACACGAGCAATTCTTAATGCTGGTGGATGCGCTGGAAGCCAACGGATTTATTCACTACGAACTTTCCAACTTTGGAAAAGAAAACTATTTCTCCCGGAATAACTCGGCCTATTGGCTGGGGAAAAAATATATCGGTATCGGACCATCGGCACACAGCTATGACGGAGTACACCGGAGCTGGAATATTGCGAACAACAGCCTTTATCTTAAATCACTGGAAAACGATAGCCTTCCAAGTGAGGAGGAAACCCTTTCCAAAACCGACCGTTATAACGAATACATCATGACCGGACTGCGAACCGTCTGGGGTGTATCGCTGGACAGGATCCGGAACGAATTTGGCGAAGATTACCAGAAAGCACTGCTACAGCAGGCACAGCAATACCTGGATAATGGTAAACTGGAAGTATCGGAGCATGTGTTGCGGACTACCCGGAAAGGAAAGTTTTTCAGCGATGGTATTGCCAGTGATTTGTTTATCCTGAACTAA
- the ruvC gene encoding crossover junction endodeoxyribonuclease RuvC — translation MANERIILGIDPGTTIMGFGLIKVINKKMEFLQLNELQLSKYDDHYTKLRIIFERTIELIETHHPDEIAIEAPFFGKNVQSMLKLGRAQGVAMAAGLSRQIPITEYEPKKIKMAITGNGNASKEQVAKMLQQLLGLKELPKNLDSTDGLAAAVCHYFNSGKITIGKSYTGWDAFVKQNEDRVKK, via the coding sequence TTGGCAAACGAACGCATCATATTAGGAATTGACCCGGGAACGACCATCATGGGTTTCGGATTGATAAAAGTCATCAATAAAAAAATGGAATTTTTGCAGTTAAACGAATTGCAGCTATCCAAATATGATGACCATTATACCAAACTGAGAATCATTTTTGAGCGCACCATTGAATTAATCGAAACACATCATCCCGATGAAATTGCGATTGAGGCACCTTTCTTTGGGAAAAATGTCCAGTCTATGCTGAAATTGGGAAGAGCACAGGGTGTCGCCATGGCGGCCGGTTTGTCGCGCCAGATCCCCATTACGGAATATGAACCCAAAAAAATAAAAATGGCCATTACCGGAAATGGTAATGCGAGCAAAGAGCAGGTTGCCAAAATGCTGCAGCAATTGTTAGGACTGAAAGAACTGCCTAAAAACCTGGATAGTACAGACGGACTTGCCGCGGCAGTTTGCCATTACTTTAATTCCGGTAAAATAACCATCGGTAAAAGCTATACCGGCTGGGATGCCTTTGTAAAACAAAACGAAGACCGAGTAAAAAAATAA
- a CDS encoding glycosyltransferase family 2 protein: MEILILFFCLVFIDYTLFIGLLVYGFSKVQSFQKKELPVRTTFSIVVPFRNEAGNLPDLLHSLTALNYPKALFEIIFVDDASEDESVRIINNWRMEHTAFHVTILDNVRTTNAPKKDAITRAVSVTKKDWIITTDADCMLPAEWLSTFDNCIQQNNAELIAGAVTFQKKSGLLSHFQQMDILSLQGATIGSFGLDEAFMCNGANLAYSKKLFYDLKGFEGNTALASGDDVFLLQKAIRAVPEKVCYLKSEAAIVTTKPLRSWWALFFQRVRWASKSAAYQTDFPKGLALVVFLTNLCLVLSLWLVICHWMDWRYLLAFYLLKFTVDFILMFQANRFLKMAMISVIISSILYPFFCVKVALYSLIGRYSWKGRTFKA, encoded by the coding sequence ATGGAAATCCTGATCTTATTTTTCTGTCTGGTTTTTATAGACTATACTCTTTTTATCGGTTTGCTTGTTTATGGTTTTTCGAAAGTACAATCGTTTCAAAAAAAGGAGCTGCCTGTCCGGACTACATTTTCAATAGTGGTTCCTTTCCGGAATGAGGCCGGAAATTTACCGGATTTATTACATTCGCTAACGGCTTTAAATTATCCGAAAGCGCTGTTCGAAATTATTTTTGTCGATGATGCTTCCGAAGATGAATCGGTGCGCATTATCAACAACTGGCGTATGGAACATACGGCTTTTCACGTTACGATCCTGGATAACGTACGCACCACCAATGCGCCTAAAAAGGATGCGATCACCCGTGCTGTTTCCGTTACTAAAAAAGACTGGATCATTACTACCGATGCAGACTGTATGCTTCCCGCGGAATGGCTCAGTACTTTTGACAATTGCATTCAGCAAAATAATGCCGAACTGATAGCCGGTGCCGTTACCTTTCAGAAAAAATCCGGATTGCTGTCCCATTTCCAGCAAATGGATATCCTCAGCCTTCAGGGTGCTACTATTGGGAGTTTCGGATTGGACGAAGCGTTTATGTGCAACGGGGCTAATCTTGCCTATTCCAAAAAACTGTTTTACGATCTAAAAGGATTTGAAGGTAATACTGCCCTGGCAAGCGGCGATGATGTTTTTTTATTGCAAAAAGCTATCCGTGCCGTTCCTGAAAAAGTGTGTTATTTAAAATCGGAAGCAGCCATTGTTACAACCAAACCTTTACGAAGCTGGTGGGCATTATTTTTTCAGCGGGTACGCTGGGCTTCCAAGTCGGCGGCCTATCAGACCGATTTTCCAAAAGGACTTGCCTTAGTTGTTTTCCTGACCAATCTGTGCTTAGTACTTTCCTTATGGCTTGTTATCTGCCATTGGATGGACTGGCGCTATTTACTTGCTTTTTACCTGTTAAAGTTCACCGTCGATTTTATCCTGATGTTCCAGGCCAACCGGTTTCTTAAAATGGCTATGATTTCCGTGATTATCAGCAGTATTCTTTATCCTTTCTTTTGTGTAAAAGTAGCGCTCTATTCGCTGATAGGAAGGTATTCGTGGAAAGGGAGAACGTTTAAAGCGTAA
- a CDS encoding T9SS type A sorting domain-containing protein — protein MAKKYYLLLFPFIINTLQAQEFIIKETPSVINVQYSSVAFADVNGDGFADVLVAGADGGYNLRSNLYFNDGHGNFTLSNNPNLLVIREGAAAFADIDNDGDQDLLITGITEVTSPSGSYGNRTKLYSNDGTGIFTEIQDHGIEAFSNSAMVFEDVDNDGDKDLIIAGFKGGNSTTNLYLNNGTGSFALANANINGLINIAHPAIALADIDNDGDKDLLLSGIDHTDYQIKMGLYKNGGSGTFTKVNNPGIEPIFTGGAVFGDIDNDGDIDLLMVGADPVYAKVAKLYTNDGTGTFTPVADTPFIGAQYGSVKLADVNNDGFKDVLITGYRNPNMRADLYMNNGSLGFTPAADMPFIGMSNSAFEFADVDNDADMDVLITGQNSPLGTLTKLYINQTNTLSAVERELVAVKLYPNPSGGKIRIALPEHIAVNKIEVYDTTGKKVWTPQPASLIDITALPAAVYIVRIYTDKGILIRKIIKN, from the coding sequence ATGGCAAAAAAATACTATTTACTGTTATTCCCTTTTATAATCAATACCCTGCAGGCTCAGGAATTCATTATTAAGGAAACCCCTTCCGTTATCAATGTTCAGTACAGTTCCGTTGCCTTTGCAGATGTCAACGGCGATGGATTTGCCGATGTCCTGGTAGCCGGAGCGGATGGTGGTTATAACCTCCGGTCCAATTTGTATTTTAATGACGGTCACGGAAATTTTACACTTTCCAATAATCCGAACCTGCTGGTAATCCGGGAAGGTGCTGCGGCTTTTGCCGATATTGATAATGATGGTGACCAGGATTTGCTGATCACCGGAATTACGGAAGTAACCTCGCCCAGCGGATCGTATGGTAACAGAACGAAACTGTACAGCAATGACGGAACCGGGATTTTTACCGAAATACAGGATCACGGAATAGAAGCTTTCAGCAATAGCGCCATGGTGTTTGAAGATGTGGATAACGACGGCGATAAAGATTTGATTATAGCAGGATTCAAAGGCGGGAACAGCACCACAAATCTGTATCTGAATAACGGAACCGGAAGTTTTGCTTTGGCAAATGCCAATATAAACGGACTGATAAACATAGCCCATCCGGCAATTGCACTGGCCGATATTGACAACGATGGCGATAAGGACCTGTTACTGTCCGGCATTGACCATACGGATTATCAGATAAAAATGGGATTGTATAAAAACGGAGGTTCCGGAACGTTTACCAAAGTAAACAACCCCGGAATTGAACCGATCTTTACCGGAGGAGCAGTTTTTGGCGATATCGATAATGACGGCGATATTGATTTGCTGATGGTGGGAGCCGATCCGGTATATGCCAAAGTCGCCAAACTCTATACAAACGACGGAACCGGTACTTTTACACCGGTAGCCGATACCCCTTTTATCGGAGCGCAATACGGCAGTGTGAAATTAGCCGATGTGAATAATGACGGTTTTAAAGATGTACTGATTACCGGGTATCGGAATCCGAATATGCGGGCTGACCTGTATATGAATAATGGCAGTCTGGGGTTTACCCCGGCGGCAGATATGCCTTTTATAGGCATGTCCAATAGTGCTTTTGAATTTGCCGATGTGGATAATGATGCCGATATGGATGTGCTGATAACCGGGCAAAACAGCCCCTTGGGGACGCTTACAAAATTATATATCAATCAGACAAATACTTTGAGTGCTGTCGAACGGGAATTAGTAGCCGTAAAACTATACCCGAATCCGTCCGGCGGTAAAATCAGGATTGCATTGCCGGAGCATATTGCGGTAAATAAAATAGAAGTGTATGATACGACCGGTAAAAAGGTGTGGACGCCTCAGCCGGCATCGCTGATAGACATAACGGCATTGCCGGCGGCTGTTTATATTGTCAGGATTTATACCGATAAAGGGATACTGATTCGAAAGATCATAAAAAACTAA
- a CDS encoding lysylphosphatidylglycerol synthase domain-containing protein has translation MISVPHKAKQFLVLVIKLLIVGGAFYFIYNQLMHNDQLDWEKFIALVKSKQSFGAFAFILFLSFLNRFLEILKWQNLVSVIAKITVGAASKQVLGALTAAIFTPNGIGEYAGKALFFEKSQTKKIVFLNLICNGIQMVLTVVFGIFGLLYFNTVYNVITSQTVLILFGLLLLLFGILFSVKKITIKGYSIEKLIHKINGIPKKVHRKNILLAVARYLVFSHQYYFLFLLFDVDLSYFLLMATITSVYFLASSLPTFQFLDFAVKGSVAVYFFGLLGVNEWIVVFISTLMWFLNVVLPVIIGSYFVLNFKSQWKS, from the coding sequence ATGATTTCTGTACCCCACAAAGCTAAACAATTCCTCGTTCTTGTAATCAAACTTTTGATTGTGGGAGGCGCTTTTTATTTTATTTACAACCAACTGATGCATAATGACCAGCTGGATTGGGAAAAATTCATAGCATTGGTAAAAAGCAAACAGTCTTTTGGCGCTTTTGCCTTTATTTTATTCCTGTCTTTCCTGAACCGGTTTTTAGAGATCCTGAAATGGCAGAATTTAGTGAGCGTTATTGCTAAAATTACGGTAGGAGCCGCTTCAAAACAGGTTTTGGGAGCGTTAACCGCAGCCATATTTACTCCAAATGGAATTGGCGAATATGCCGGGAAAGCTTTGTTTTTTGAAAAATCGCAAACGAAAAAAATTGTCTTCCTGAACCTGATCTGCAATGGCATTCAAATGGTGCTGACCGTTGTATTCGGAATTTTCGGGCTGCTTTATTTTAATACGGTCTATAATGTGATAACCTCACAAACCGTGCTGATACTGTTCGGACTGCTGTTATTGCTTTTCGGCATACTGTTCTCTGTTAAGAAAATTACGATTAAAGGTTATTCGATTGAAAAGCTGATTCATAAAATTAACGGAATCCCTAAAAAAGTACACCGGAAAAACATACTGCTGGCGGTAGCACGTTACCTGGTTTTTTCACATCAGTATTATTTTTTATTCCTTCTTTTTGATGTCGATTTATCCTATTTCCTGTTAATGGCAACCATAACAAGCGTTTATTTTCTGGCGTCTTCCCTGCCTACTTTCCAGTTCCTGGATTTTGCGGTAAAAGGCAGTGTAGCCGTCTATTTTTTCGGATTATTGGGTGTAAACGAATGGATTGTCGTTTTTATTAGTACTTTAATGTGGTTTTTAAATGTGGTGCTCCCTGTGATCATCGGCAGCTATTTTGTTTTAAATTTTAAATCGCAATGGAAATCCTGA
- a CDS encoding DUF4260 domain-containing protein: MKTILKLEEVIQFLAGLLLFLQTDYAWWWFPLLLFTPDFSMLGYAFGNKAGAYAYNLFHHKGVAVLVYLCGMYTLNEELKLAGIILFSHSCLDRALGYGLKYNEGFSKTHLGIIGKDKTQ; encoded by the coding sequence ATGAAAACAATACTCAAACTGGAAGAAGTAATACAATTTCTGGCAGGCTTGTTGCTGTTCCTGCAAACGGATTATGCCTGGTGGTGGTTTCCGTTACTGCTTTTTACGCCCGATTTTTCAATGCTGGGATATGCCTTCGGGAACAAAGCGGGTGCTTATGCTTACAACCTGTTTCATCATAAAGGCGTAGCAGTTTTAGTGTATCTCTGCGGCATGTACACGCTGAATGAAGAACTGAAATTAGCCGGAATCATACTATTCAGTCATTCCTGCCTGGACAGGGCTTTAGGATATGGTTTAAAATACAACGAAGGATTTTCAAAAACACATTTAGGAATAATAGGAAAGGATAAAACACAATAA
- a CDS encoding cyclase family protein — translation MKTSISHKQQNFEIDLSKPIDISIPLTNTDSNPIAWYIEKPVIEPVRFGDWIGKVSEGKSSTNFNNIFFNPHGHGTHTECLGHITREFYSINQALKQFFFTAELVSIKPHQQDEDLVITKEQLEKALHGKKLEAVVIRTLPNDTVKQSTNYSNTNPPYLDEAAAVWIRETGIDHLLIDLPSVDKEHDEGKLRAHKAFWNVKDVNQLNADARMNATITEMIFVPDTVIDGSYFLNIQIASFENDASPSKPVLYSIQ, via the coding sequence ATGAAAACAAGCATCAGTCACAAACAGCAAAATTTCGAAATCGATTTATCAAAACCTATTGATATCTCCATCCCGTTAACCAATACCGACAGTAACCCGATAGCCTGGTATATCGAAAAACCGGTTATTGAGCCGGTACGGTTTGGCGACTGGATTGGTAAAGTCAGCGAAGGAAAATCGTCGACAAACTTTAATAATATTTTCTTCAACCCGCATGGACATGGTACGCATACCGAATGTCTGGGGCATATTACCCGGGAGTTTTACAGCATCAACCAGGCGTTAAAACAGTTCTTCTTCACTGCCGAACTGGTTAGTATAAAACCACACCAGCAGGATGAAGACCTGGTGATTACCAAAGAACAGCTGGAAAAAGCACTGCATGGGAAAAAACTGGAAGCGGTTGTTATCCGGACATTGCCCAACGATACGGTAAAACAATCCACAAACTACTCGAATACCAATCCGCCGTATTTAGATGAAGCGGCAGCAGTATGGATCCGGGAAACGGGTATCGACCACCTGTTAATCGATTTGCCAAGTGTTGATAAAGAACACGACGAAGGAAAATTACGCGCACACAAAGCATTCTGGAACGTTAAAGATGTGAACCAGCTAAATGCAGATGCGCGGATGAATGCCACCATAACCGAAATGATCTTTGTACCGGATACGGTAATTGACGGAAGTTATTTCCTGAACATTCAGATCGCCTCTTTTGAAAACGATGCCTCTCCGAGTAAACCGGTTTTATACAGCATACAATGA